One genomic segment of Paenibacillus sp. FSL H8-0332 includes these proteins:
- a CDS encoding sigma 54-interacting transcriptional regulator, whose product MTKKNKNTGKPALDEFVEEYPSTLFVTDQNGNILISNEFTALTIGIHLEELLKANVQDLVKAGYYSHSITMEAIATKQKVTNTVNTSRGFHVFSSAIPILDKDGEVQLVVTTSNEFSQEHNYYEANVPVAQQIHKQLGGMAAEKKKGIVAESLAMKQIIKVCNQIASYDSKVLIYGESGTGKEVIAKYIHLKSEKWKGPFIPINCAAIAPALFEYELFGYEKGVLEGQTEVKAGMIEIANGGVLFLDEIADLPMEMQAKLLRVLENNEVRRVGGITNIPVHCRVIAATNRDLWSLVKKGLFREDLYYRINVIPIHIPPLRNRKLDLVGLISSFITSFNEMYGKKYVLSAEEFDKMLNQPWHGNVRELRNYIERLVVTEHVGQSIQEEEQIGDWFSLDHFIEKNKHQLASLKDFTAVAEGHYIKKVLQDCAGNGTEAAKRLNVDRSVIYRKLKKMEEVLRFK is encoded by the coding sequence GTGACCAAAAAAAACAAAAATACAGGGAAACCCGCGCTCGACGAATTCGTGGAAGAATATCCGTCAACGTTATTTGTTACCGATCAGAACGGGAATATCCTGATTTCCAATGAATTCACCGCTCTAACCATCGGCATCCATCTGGAGGAGCTGCTCAAGGCGAACGTCCAGGATCTGGTGAAGGCGGGCTATTACAGTCATTCCATCACGATGGAGGCTATTGCGACGAAGCAAAAGGTAACCAATACCGTCAATACCTCCAGAGGCTTCCATGTGTTCTCGTCGGCGATTCCCATTCTGGATAAGGACGGGGAGGTACAGCTGGTAGTTACCACCTCCAATGAATTCAGCCAGGAGCATAACTATTATGAAGCGAATGTGCCTGTGGCCCAGCAGATCCATAAGCAGTTAGGCGGTATGGCGGCGGAGAAGAAGAAAGGCATCGTGGCCGAGAGTCTGGCGATGAAGCAGATTATCAAGGTCTGCAACCAGATCGCCTCCTATGACAGCAAGGTGTTAATCTATGGTGAATCCGGCACAGGCAAAGAGGTGATCGCCAAGTATATCCATCTGAAGAGCGAGAAGTGGAAGGGGCCGTTCATTCCGATTAACTGTGCTGCGATTGCTCCGGCTCTATTCGAATACGAATTGTTCGGATATGAGAAGGGCGTCCTTGAAGGTCAGACCGAGGTCAAGGCGGGTATGATCGAAATTGCGAATGGCGGCGTGCTGTTCCTCGATGAGATTGCCGATCTGCCGATGGAGATGCAGGCCAAATTACTGCGGGTGCTTGAAAATAATGAAGTGAGACGCGTGGGCGGGATTACGAATATTCCGGTCCATTGCCGCGTGATCGCAGCTACCAACCGGGATCTGTGGAGTCTGGTCAAAAAGGGGCTGTTCCGCGAAGATCTGTATTACCGGATTAATGTGATTCCGATTCATATTCCGCCGCTGCGTAACCGGAAGCTGGACCTGGTAGGGTTAATCTCCAGCTTCATCACCAGCTTCAATGAGATGTACGGCAAGAAATATGTGCTGAGTGCCGAAGAATTCGATAAGATGCTGAACCAGCCCTGGCATGGAAATGTTAGAGAATTAAGGAATTACATCGAGCGGCTGGTGGTGACCGAGCATGTGGGCCAGAGCATACAGGAAGAGGAGCAGATTGGCGACTGGTTCTCCCTCGACCACTTCATTGAGAAGAATAAGCATCAGCTCGCAAGTCTGAAGGATTTCACTGCTGTAGCGGAGGGCCATTATATCAAAAAAGTGCTGCAGGATTGTGCCGGGAACGGGACGGAGGCGGCCAAGCGCCTGAACGTTGACCGGTCGGTAATCTACAGAAAGCTGAAGAAGATGGAAGAGGTGCTGCGATTTAAATGA
- a CDS encoding DUF561 domain-containing protein, which translates to MSITQLLGIKYPIFQGGMAQIAVSPLVGAVSNAGGLGIIGSGGFTADRLRDEIRKAKASTDKPFAVNLMLMMNNIPELIQVIIEEGVKIVTTGAGTPAPYMPILKEHGIIVIPVVPSVKIAKKMEALGVDAIVAEGTEAGGHVGETTTMALLPQVASAVSIPVIGAGGIADGRGIAAAFALGAQGVQVGTRFLATVECPTHENFKLAVINADDTSTTVTGRSLGGPVRSIKNSMIAEFLRMENEKASREELESLSLGSLRRAVFEGDTDTGSVMAGQICGMVNKITTVEEMITTMFAEAQEVMEKMGKVTFESVVHA; encoded by the coding sequence ATGTCGATTACACAACTGTTAGGAATTAAATATCCAATTTTCCAGGGCGGTATGGCTCAGATTGCTGTGTCTCCACTGGTGGGCGCGGTCTCCAATGCGGGCGGGCTGGGGATTATCGGCTCCGGCGGCTTCACCGCTGACCGTCTCCGTGACGAGATCCGCAAGGCCAAAGCAAGCACCGACAAGCCGTTTGCCGTCAACCTGATGCTGATGATGAACAATATTCCTGAGCTGATCCAGGTTATTATCGAAGAAGGCGTGAAGATCGTAACGACAGGCGCAGGCACACCTGCTCCCTATATGCCCATTCTGAAGGAACATGGTATTATCGTGATTCCGGTAGTCCCTTCGGTCAAAATCGCCAAGAAAATGGAAGCGCTCGGTGTGGATGCGATTGTAGCCGAGGGAACCGAAGCAGGCGGACATGTTGGTGAAACGACGACGATGGCCTTGCTGCCGCAAGTCGCCAGCGCGGTATCAATTCCGGTAATCGGGGCCGGCGGGATTGCCGATGGACGCGGGATTGCCGCTGCTTTTGCCCTCGGAGCCCAGGGTGTTCAGGTTGGAACCCGGTTCCTCGCGACCGTGGAATGCCCGACACATGAGAACTTCAAGCTGGCAGTCATCAACGCCGATGATACCAGCACAACCGTAACTGGCCGCAGCCTTGGCGGTCCGGTAAGAAGCATTAAGAACAGCATGATTGCCGAATTCCTCAGAATGGAGAATGAGAAGGCTTCGCGCGAAGAGCTGGAGAGCTTAAGCCTGGGCTCCCTGCGCAGAGCCGTATTTGAAGGAGATACCGATACCGGATCCGTCATGGCTGGACAGATCTGCGGGATGGTCAACAAGATTACCACCGTGGAAGAGATGATCACCACCATGTTCGCTGAGGCGCAGGAAGTGATGGAGAAGATGGGGAAAGTAACCTTTGAATCCGTAGTTCATGCTTAA
- a CDS encoding OFA family MFS transporter produces the protein MNVQLNRWRILIASTIINICVGAIYAFSIFALPLTKVFSVSMPDIMIAFTINAAISPIPMILGGKLVDKGGAKKAVFIGGAMFGIGFILSGLATAPWMLYITYGVITGIGQGIVYSSTIGNSVKLFPDKRGLAAGIVTAGYGGGTIAIAPIANALITSNGVQSALITLGVVFLVIILGLGLLVKPAPAGYAPEGWTPPVTGAAKAGVNVPWNEMIKKPIFYVIACLFLIGALSGMMVTANASVIGQKMFGLTAAAAALYVSLYSLSNCLGRVFWGAVSDRIGRVKCLLMIYLVIAAMMLTIALTSSVAGFAIAIAGIGLCFGGTMGIFPSIVGEKFGMKYYGVNYGVTFIGYSGAAFFGPRIAGSVAAANDGNFTNAFYIALVISLVGFALTFVYKAMEKQKPGPEVAKAA, from the coding sequence ATGAACGTACAGTTGAACCGCTGGAGGATCTTGATTGCATCAACGATCATTAATATCTGTGTAGGCGCCATTTATGCTTTCAGTATTTTTGCACTGCCATTAACGAAGGTTTTCAGCGTGAGCATGCCGGATATTATGATTGCTTTTACCATTAATGCAGCGATTTCCCCGATTCCGATGATTCTAGGCGGTAAGCTGGTGGATAAAGGGGGGGCCAAGAAGGCGGTCTTCATCGGCGGTGCGATGTTCGGGATTGGTTTCATTCTCTCGGGCCTGGCTACTGCACCTTGGATGCTGTATATCACCTACGGTGTCATTACCGGGATTGGCCAGGGAATCGTGTATTCCTCGACCATCGGCAACAGCGTGAAGCTCTTTCCGGATAAAAGAGGTCTGGCAGCGGGGATCGTTACAGCCGGATATGGCGGCGGCACCATTGCTATCGCTCCTATCGCTAATGCGCTGATCACCAGCAATGGTGTACAGTCTGCCTTAATTACACTCGGCGTGGTTTTCCTGGTGATTATTCTGGGGCTTGGCCTGCTCGTCAAACCCGCCCCGGCCGGTTATGCTCCTGAAGGCTGGACCCCTCCGGTAACCGGAGCAGCCAAGGCGGGAGTAAATGTACCATGGAATGAGATGATCAAGAAGCCGATATTCTATGTGATTGCCTGTCTGTTCCTGATCGGCGCTCTGTCTGGTATGATGGTAACCGCGAATGCATCGGTAATCGGTCAAAAAATGTTCGGCTTAACTGCCGCCGCCGCTGCGCTCTACGTCAGCTTGTACTCACTGAGCAATTGCCTGGGCCGTGTGTTCTGGGGTGCAGTGTCCGATAGAATCGGCCGCGTGAAATGCCTGCTGATGATCTATCTGGTTATTGCAGCTATGATGCTTACGATTGCTCTAACGTCTTCTGTAGCCGGGTTTGCCATTGCCATTGCCGGGATCGGCTTATGCTTCGGCGGAACGATGGGGATCTTCCCGTCCATTGTCGGTGAGAAATTCGGCATGAAATATTACGGCGTGAACTACGGTGTCACCTTCATCGGCTACTCGGGAGCCGCGTTCTTCGGACCAAGAATTGCCGGCAGTGTAGCCGCAGCCAATGACGGAAACTTCACGAATGCTTTTTACATCGCGCTGGTCATCTCCCTGGTCGGCTTCGCCCTGACCTTCGTCTACAAGGCTATGGAGAAGCAGAAGCCCGGGCCGGAAGTGGCTAAGGCGGCTTAA
- a CDS encoding acyl CoA:acetate/3-ketoacid CoA transferase: protein MSKVISAAKAAELIKDGDTVAASGFGLSCWAEEMGIAIEERFVQTGHPKNLTVMHASAVGNRRDKGMSHLGHEGLIKRWIGGIAIASPGMAKLIEEDKCEAYNLPQGVITQLYREIAAKRPGVITKVGMETFVDPRVEGGKMSPSTKEDIVKVIELEGEEWLFYKTFPIQIALIRGTVADENGNLTLEKEGLHMEVLPIAQAVRNSGGIVIAQVETVAKNGTLNPKDVKVPGILVDYLVVSTPENHYQTENTQYNPAFSGHVKVPVDSIEILPLDERKIISRRTAVELQPNTILNLGVGIPVNVANIAAEEGVDDQLILTTEAGSIGGVPAGLKDFGHAYNSEAIVDHDAQFDFYDGGGIDLSVLGLAQTDESGNVNVSKFGTRVAGCGGFINISQAAKKLVFAGTFTAGGLQIKVENGKLHIIQEGKAKKFIKKVQQITFSGSYAAKVQQPVVYVTERAVFELLNGKMTLTEIAPGIDLQTEILDQMDFEPVISPNLKEMDAAMFQENWGMLKSIIADKNRVLQEV from the coding sequence ATGAGTAAAGTAATTTCAGCAGCCAAAGCAGCAGAACTTATCAAGGACGGGGACACAGTAGCAGCGAGTGGATTCGGATTATCCTGCTGGGCAGAAGAGATGGGGATCGCCATTGAAGAGCGCTTCGTGCAGACTGGACATCCGAAGAATCTGACCGTGATGCATGCCAGCGCAGTCGGCAACCGCCGCGATAAGGGCATGAGCCACCTGGGACATGAAGGCCTCATCAAACGCTGGATTGGCGGTATCGCCATCGCTTCCCCAGGAATGGCCAAGCTGATTGAAGAGGATAAATGCGAAGCCTATAACCTGCCTCAAGGGGTCATTACCCAGCTCTACCGCGAGATTGCGGCCAAGCGTCCGGGTGTGATTACTAAGGTAGGCATGGAGACCTTCGTCGATCCCCGCGTTGAGGGCGGCAAGATGTCCCCGTCTACGAAGGAAGACATCGTGAAGGTGATTGAACTAGAAGGCGAAGAGTGGCTGTTCTACAAGACCTTCCCGATTCAGATCGCCCTGATCCGTGGAACCGTAGCGGACGAGAACGGCAATCTGACGCTGGAAAAAGAAGGCCTGCACATGGAGGTTCTGCCGATCGCCCAGGCGGTCCGCAACTCCGGCGGCATCGTGATTGCCCAGGTAGAGACCGTGGCCAAGAACGGCACCTTGAATCCCAAGGATGTGAAGGTTCCGGGCATTCTGGTAGATTACCTCGTCGTGTCCACCCCGGAGAATCATTACCAGACCGAGAATACGCAGTATAATCCGGCCTTCTCCGGTCATGTCAAAGTGCCTGTGGATTCGATTGAAATCCTGCCGCTGGATGAGCGCAAAATCATCTCCCGCCGCACTGCCGTAGAGCTTCAGCCGAATACCATTCTGAATCTCGGCGTCGGCATCCCGGTGAATGTAGCGAACATTGCTGCTGAAGAGGGTGTGGACGACCAACTGATTCTGACCACAGAGGCAGGCTCGATCGGCGGGGTTCCCGCAGGGCTGAAGGACTTCGGTCATGCGTACAACTCTGAGGCGATTGTAGATCATGATGCCCAGTTCGATTTCTATGACGGCGGCGGCATTGACCTGTCGGTCCTTGGCCTGGCCCAGACGGATGAGTCGGGGAACGTGAATGTCAGCAAATTCGGCACACGGGTAGCAGGCTGCGGCGGATTCATCAATATCTCTCAGGCGGCGAAAAAGCTGGTGTTCGCGGGTACTTTTACAGCGGGCGGGCTGCAGATTAAGGTAGAGAATGGCAAGCTGCACATCATTCAAGAGGGCAAAGCCAAGAAATTCATCAAAAAGGTACAGCAGATCACCTTCAGCGGATCTTATGCCGCCAAGGTCCAGCAGCCGGTTGTGTATGTTACGGAACGCGCCGTCTTTGAACTGCTGAACGGTAAAATGACCTTAACCGAAATCGCGCCAGGCATCGACCTGCAGACAGAGATTCTGGATCAGATGGACTTCGAGCCGGTCATTTCACCGAATTTGAAGGAGATGGACGCGGCCATGTTCCAGGAGAATTGGGGCATGCTGAAGTCGATTATCGCCGATAAGAACCGGGTGCTGCAGGAAGTGTAG
- a CDS encoding FGGY-family carbohydrate kinase, with the protein MGYSVKQTIVRGETSLGIEFGSTRIKAVLIDHHFETIASGTYEWENQFSNGYWTYDLSEVVQGLQAAYQQLQQAVQQTYGVTLQTVGSIGCSAMMQGYIALDQAGELLVPFRTWRNATTGAAAAELSSIFQFKIPERWSIAHLYQAILNGEEHVARIDYLTTLSGYIHLLLTGRRALGIGDASGMFPIDEATKQYNEDMVKQFTGLIAGRGYPWKLQDILPKVHTAGMNAGNLSEAGARLIDPSGHLQAGIPLCPPEGDAGTGMVATNSVRKRTGNISVGTSVFAMFVLEKNLTAVYPEIDIVTTPEGSPVAMVLANNCSSDLNAWVGLFREFYAAMGLTPDMDQLFSVLLNQALEADADGGGLLSYGYYSGENITGLAEGRPLFVRSPQSRFTLANFMRVHLYSAFAALRLGMDILTGQERVTFDHISAHGGLFRTPQVGQRICAAALNVPVSVLSTAGEGGAWGIAVLASYMMHKEPDESLADYLASKVFCNVEGQEVSPDPTDVDGFALYMERYTRGLPIEQAAVDHLLENRKRGDFV; encoded by the coding sequence ATGGGGTATTCTGTGAAACAAACGATTGTCCGGGGAGAAACGTCGCTTGGGATTGAGTTCGGGTCTACGCGAATCAAGGCTGTGCTGATCGATCACCATTTTGAAACGATCGCCTCCGGCACCTATGAATGGGAGAATCAATTCAGTAATGGTTACTGGACTTACGATCTCAGTGAAGTGGTTCAAGGGCTGCAAGCCGCCTATCAGCAATTACAGCAAGCGGTTCAGCAGACCTATGGCGTCACACTGCAAACCGTCGGCTCCATAGGCTGCTCGGCCATGATGCAGGGGTATATTGCGCTGGATCAGGCGGGAGAGCTGCTCGTTCCCTTCCGTACCTGGCGCAATGCTACTACTGGCGCAGCCGCAGCGGAGCTAAGCAGCATATTCCAGTTCAAAATTCCCGAGCGCTGGAGTATCGCCCACTTGTATCAGGCTATTTTGAACGGTGAAGAGCATGTAGCCCGGATAGATTATCTTACGACGCTATCAGGTTACATTCACTTACTGCTGACGGGCCGCAGGGCTCTCGGGATCGGGGATGCCTCCGGGATGTTCCCCATCGATGAAGCCACGAAGCAATACAATGAAGATATGGTGAAGCAGTTCACCGGTCTAATTGCCGGCAGGGGCTACCCATGGAAGCTGCAAGATATCCTGCCTAAAGTGCATACGGCCGGTATGAATGCCGGAAATCTCAGCGAAGCAGGCGCCCGGCTGATCGACCCGTCAGGCCATTTGCAGGCCGGTATTCCGCTATGCCCGCCGGAGGGCGATGCCGGAACAGGCATGGTAGCGACGAATAGCGTGAGGAAACGTACCGGCAATATTTCTGTAGGGACATCGGTTTTTGCCATGTTTGTACTGGAGAAGAATTTAACAGCGGTCTACCCTGAGATTGATATCGTGACTACTCCGGAAGGCAGCCCGGTCGCTATGGTTCTTGCCAATAACTGTTCCAGCGATCTGAATGCCTGGGTCGGCTTGTTCCGTGAATTCTATGCAGCCATGGGGCTGACGCCCGACATGGATCAGTTATTCAGCGTCCTGCTGAACCAAGCACTGGAAGCGGATGCGGATGGCGGCGGCTTGCTGAGCTATGGCTACTATTCAGGCGAGAACATCACCGGACTTGCTGAGGGGCGTCCGCTGTTCGTCCGCTCTCCGCAGAGCCGCTTCACTCTGGCTAATTTCATGAGAGTTCATCTGTATAGCGCCTTTGCTGCGTTAAGACTCGGAATGGATATTTTGACCGGACAGGAACGGGTAACGTTTGACCATATTTCAGCGCACGGCGGATTGTTCCGCACCCCGCAGGTCGGACAGCGGATCTGTGCGGCTGCACTGAATGTTCCGGTCTCAGTCCTGTCTACGGCTGGTGAGGGCGGCGCATGGGGGATAGCGGTTCTGGCCTCTTATATGATGCATAAGGAGCCGGATGAGAGTCTGGCGGATTACCTGGCCTCTAAGGTGTTCTGTAATGTGGAAGGACAGGAGGTATCGCCTGACCCTACAGATGTGGACGGCTTTGCCTTATATATGGAGCGTTACACCAGGGGGCTGCCCATCGAGCAGGCGGCGGTAGATCATTTACTGGAGAACCGGAAGAGAGGAGATTTCGTATGA
- a CDS encoding Nif3-like dinuclear metal center hexameric protein translates to MNVQEVIDRILLDCCGGRKLEQTCDVLASGKEDMEVTGIVTTFMATVDVIKEAIALGANLIITHEPTYYTGMDSLDWLQQDPVYLAKKKLIDEHGITIWRFHDHMHLADTDRIYDGLLKELEWEDKKLDDKDAWGYQIEETTVGELAGFLKQRLGMKVIQIVGNPQAACARIGILVGGGSLGLGREQMPMELMQEKNLDVMICGDITEWTLCAYVNDAAMLGMNKAMIVIGHERSEEWGMKYMAEWLAPLVDGLPVTFVDAKEPFVYL, encoded by the coding sequence ATGAATGTGCAGGAGGTTATTGACCGGATTCTGCTCGATTGCTGCGGAGGACGCAAGCTGGAACAGACCTGTGATGTGCTTGCCAGCGGCAAGGAAGACATGGAGGTCACAGGAATTGTCACAACGTTCATGGCGACTGTGGATGTGATCAAGGAAGCCATTGCGCTTGGAGCGAACCTGATTATCACCCATGAGCCAACCTATTATACCGGGATGGATTCGCTGGACTGGCTGCAGCAGGACCCGGTATATCTGGCCAAGAAGAAGCTGATTGATGAACACGGAATCACGATCTGGCGGTTCCATGACCATATGCACCTGGCAGATACCGACCGGATCTATGACGGTCTGCTCAAGGAACTGGAGTGGGAGGACAAGAAGCTGGACGATAAGGATGCCTGGGGATATCAGATTGAGGAGACCACCGTCGGTGAGCTGGCCGGCTTCCTGAAGCAGCGGCTGGGCATGAAGGTCATTCAGATTGTCGGCAACCCGCAAGCGGCCTGTGCCCGTATCGGCATTCTGGTGGGAGGCGGCAGCCTCGGGCTGGGCAGAGAGCAAATGCCGATGGAGCTGATGCAGGAGAAGAACCTGGATGTGATGATCTGCGGCGATATAACGGAGTGGACCTTATGCGCTTACGTGAATGATGCCGCCATGCTGGGCATGAACAAAGCGATGATCGTGATCGGCCACGAGCGCTCTGAGGAATGGGGCATGAAGTATATGGCCGAGTGGCTGGCGCCGCTGGTGGACGGGCTTCCGGTTACCTTCGTGGATGCGAAGGAGCCGTTTGTGTATTTGTGA
- a CDS encoding carbohydrate ABC transporter permease, whose translation MIQTRGERTFTVFSAVVMFLLTVFAFLPFLLIVIASFTNETTLIRNGYSFFPEHLSLDAYRYIKSSAYIFIRAYGVSFLVTILGTAIGLLITSMLAYPMSRSDFKYHNLLAFVVFFTMLFSGGIVPSYIMWTQYFHIKNTLWALILPNLLANGFNVLLVRNYFKNNVPLEIIEAAQIDGASELRTFFRIMLPLSMPVMATVGMFMGLAYWNDWINALYFVSKPQLYGIQNLLMQLMSNIQFLNSGQAGNVLGAESVSLPSTAVRMAMAVLGIVPVLFVLPFMQKYLTRGVIIGAVKG comes from the coding sequence ATGATCCAAACAAGAGGAGAACGGACGTTTACTGTGTTTTCTGCGGTCGTGATGTTCCTGCTGACAGTTTTTGCTTTTTTACCTTTCCTGCTGATTGTCATTGCCTCGTTCACGAATGAGACGACTCTGATCCGCAACGGGTACAGCTTTTTCCCGGAGCATCTAAGTCTTGACGCATACCGGTATATTAAGTCCTCGGCGTACATCTTCATCAGAGCCTATGGCGTCTCCTTCCTGGTTACGATCCTGGGAACTGCCATTGGACTGCTGATAACAAGTATGCTTGCTTATCCGATGTCGCGGTCCGATTTCAAATATCATAATCTGCTGGCGTTCGTCGTCTTCTTCACCATGCTGTTCAGCGGGGGAATCGTGCCTTCGTATATCATGTGGACCCAATATTTCCATATCAAAAATACGCTGTGGGCGCTGATTCTGCCCAATCTGCTGGCGAACGGCTTCAACGTCCTGCTGGTCCGCAACTATTTCAAGAATAATGTGCCGCTGGAGATTATCGAAGCTGCCCAGATCGACGGGGCCTCGGAGCTGCGGACCTTCTTCCGCATCATGCTTCCGCTGTCCATGCCGGTCATGGCAACCGTCGGGATGTTTATGGGCCTGGCCTATTGGAATGACTGGATCAATGCGCTATATTTTGTATCGAAGCCGCAATTATACGGCATTCAGAATCTGCTGATGCAGCTGATGAGCAACATCCAATTCCTCAATTCCGGCCAGGCCGGCAACGTACTGGGGGCAGAGTCCGTATCGCTGCCAAGCACGGCCGTGCGGATGGCGATGGCGGTTCTGGGCATTGTGCCCGTGCTGTTCGTCCTGCCGTTCATGCAGAAATACCTGACCCGCGGTGTGATTATTGGTGCTGTCAAAGGCTGA
- a CDS encoding ABC transporter permease subunit yields the protein MTAKPKSKPLKKTLPLLILAGPGLLYFLINSYFPMFGVFIAFKDVNYAKGIFGSDWIGFKNFTFLFQTSDAWIMTRNTLLYNLAFIALGTIVSIIIAILMSELLNKLYSKLFMTGLILPNLISMVVLSLLVFAFLNADSGFVNHSILRPLGIPEINWYSEAKYWPYLLVLIQIWKTAGYGSIIYFASIAGIDKSIYESAKIDGAGKLKQIRMITLPLLKPTIIVLVLMSMGRIFNSDFGLFYQVPMNSGALYSTTQTIDTYVYRALMQLNDIGMSAAAGLYQSLVGFALVLTVNAIVKKVNPENALF from the coding sequence ATGACAGCCAAACCTAAATCTAAACCGCTCAAAAAAACACTTCCTTTATTGATTCTGGCGGGTCCGGGCCTGCTGTACTTTCTCATCAACAGCTACTTTCCCATGTTCGGGGTGTTCATCGCGTTCAAGGATGTTAACTATGCGAAGGGCATCTTCGGCAGTGACTGGATCGGCTTCAAGAACTTCACCTTTCTGTTCCAGACCAGCGATGCCTGGATTATGACCCGGAATACGCTCTTGTACAATCTGGCCTTTATCGCGCTTGGTACCATAGTTTCAATTATCATCGCCATTCTGATGTCGGAGCTGCTGAACAAGCTCTACTCGAAGCTGTTCATGACCGGACTGATTCTTCCGAATCTGATCTCGATGGTCGTGCTTTCGCTGCTCGTCTTCGCCTTTCTGAACGCCGATAGCGGATTCGTGAATCATTCCATTCTGCGGCCGCTGGGGATTCCGGAGATTAACTGGTATTCGGAGGCGAAATATTGGCCTTATCTGCTGGTGCTTATTCAGATCTGGAAGACGGCAGGCTACGGTTCCATTATCTATTTCGCCTCTATTGCAGGCATCGACAAGAGCATCTACGAGTCTGCCAAAATTGACGGGGCCGGGAAGCTGAAGCAGATCCGCATGATTACCTTGCCGCTGCTGAAGCCGACGATCATCGTGCTGGTGCTGATGTCCATGGGACGGATTTTCAACTCCGACTTCGGCCTGTTCTATCAGGTGCCTATGAACTCTGGTGCGCTGTACAGCACGACTCAGACGATTGATACGTATGTCTACCGCGCCTTGATGCAGCTCAATGATATTGGAATGTCGGCGGCAGCCGGTCTGTATCAGTCGCTGGTCGGCTTTGCCCTGGTGCTTACGGTTAATGCCATCGTCAAGAAGGTTAATCCAGAAAACGCATTGTTCTAG